From Caulobacter segnis, a single genomic window includes:
- a CDS encoding sugar ABC transporter substrate-binding protein codes for MTRQLPSRRRFFGLAAGFGVSAGLLGACSRGGAGASEIVVSFNDLSQPFFVAMRRELEDEATKLGVKVQVLDAQNNSSKQIADLEAAAVQGAKVVIVAPTDSKALATAADELTKQGVAVISVDRNIAGAKTPVPHIGADNVAGGRAMADWVVKTYPGGARVVVITNDPGSSSSIERVKGVHEGLAAGGAGFKIVTEQTANSKRDQALTVTQNVLTSMHDTPPDVILCLNDDMAMGALEAVRAAGFPSNRIKVLGFDAIPEALARIKAGEMVASVEQNPGQQIRTALRQAVDKIKTGAAPKSVSLTPVLITSANLAEASRIAEVK; via the coding sequence ATGACCCGTCAGCTACCGTCCCGTCGGCGCTTCTTCGGCTTGGCCGCCGGCTTCGGGGTGTCGGCGGGCCTGTTGGGCGCCTGTTCGCGCGGTGGCGCCGGCGCGTCCGAGATCGTGGTCAGCTTCAACGACCTCTCCCAGCCCTTCTTCGTGGCCATGCGTCGCGAGCTGGAGGATGAGGCGACCAAGCTGGGCGTCAAGGTCCAGGTTCTGGACGCCCAGAACAATTCCTCCAAGCAGATCGCCGACCTCGAGGCCGCCGCCGTGCAGGGCGCCAAGGTGGTGATCGTCGCTCCGACCGACTCCAAGGCGCTGGCGACCGCCGCGGACGAGCTGACCAAGCAGGGCGTGGCGGTGATCTCGGTCGACCGCAACATCGCCGGCGCGAAGACCCCCGTGCCGCATATCGGGGCCGACAACGTCGCCGGGGGCCGCGCCATGGCCGACTGGGTGGTCAAGACCTATCCGGGCGGCGCCCGCGTGGTGGTGATCACCAACGACCCCGGCAGCTCCAGCTCGATCGAGCGGGTCAAGGGCGTGCACGAAGGGCTGGCGGCCGGCGGCGCGGGCTTCAAGATCGTCACCGAGCAGACCGCCAACTCCAAGCGCGACCAGGCCCTGACGGTCACCCAGAACGTGCTGACCTCGATGCACGACACCCCGCCCGACGTGATCCTGTGCCTGAACGACGACATGGCCATGGGCGCGCTGGAAGCGGTGCGCGCGGCGGGCTTCCCGTCCAACCGCATCAAGGTGCTGGGTTTCGACGCCATCCCCGAGGCCCTGGCCCGGATCAAGGCCGGCGAGATGGTCGCCTCGGTCGAGCAGAACCCCGGCCAGCAGATCCGCACCGCCCTTCGCCAGGCGGTCGACAAGATCAAGACGGGCGCGGCGCCCAAGAGCGTCAGCCTGACC
- a CDS encoding protein-glutamate methylesterase/protein-glutamine glutaminase: MIAGRKIRVLIIDDSATVRQTLASILSEDPQIEVLGVASDPFVAAKRIAEEIPDVITLDVEMPRMDGITFLRKLMAQKPIPVVMCSSLTEAGSETLLQALEAGAVDIILKPKMGVADHLLESKIRICDAVKAAAGARIPGSKRPVPQFVRPDHAPEKKLTADAMLPPPGAAKAMARTTESIICIGASTGGTEALRVLLEALPPDSPGVVIVQHMPEKFTASFAKRLDSLCAVEVKEAEDGDTVRRGRVLIAPGNKHTLLERSGARYYVSVKDGPLVSRHRPSVDVLFRSATRSAGSNAVGVIMTGMGDDGARGMAEMKQAGAFTLAQDEATSVVFGMPKEAIALGCVDRVAPLQNLAAEMLRAASR, encoded by the coding sequence CTCCGCCACCGTGCGGCAGACGCTGGCCTCGATCCTGTCCGAGGACCCGCAGATCGAGGTGCTGGGCGTCGCCTCCGACCCGTTCGTGGCCGCCAAGCGCATCGCGGAGGAGATTCCCGACGTCATCACCCTGGACGTCGAGATGCCGCGCATGGACGGCATCACCTTCCTGCGCAAGCTGATGGCGCAGAAGCCGATCCCCGTGGTGATGTGCTCGTCCCTGACCGAGGCCGGGTCCGAGACCCTGCTGCAGGCGCTGGAGGCCGGCGCGGTCGACATCATCCTCAAGCCCAAGATGGGCGTCGCCGACCACCTGCTGGAATCGAAGATCCGTATCTGCGACGCGGTGAAGGCCGCGGCCGGCGCGCGGATTCCCGGCTCCAAGCGTCCGGTCCCGCAGTTCGTCCGTCCCGACCATGCGCCGGAGAAGAAACTCACCGCCGACGCCATGCTGCCGCCCCCGGGCGCGGCCAAGGCGATGGCCCGCACGACGGAATCGATCATCTGCATCGGCGCCTCGACGGGCGGGACCGAGGCCCTGCGCGTGCTGCTGGAAGCCCTGCCGCCGGACTCACCCGGCGTCGTCATCGTCCAGCACATGCCCGAGAAGTTCACCGCCTCGTTCGCCAAGCGGCTGGACAGCCTGTGCGCGGTGGAGGTGAAGGAAGCCGAGGACGGCGACACCGTGCGCCGTGGCCGGGTGCTGATCGCGCCGGGCAACAAGCACACCCTGCTGGAGCGCAGCGGCGCCCGCTATTACGTCTCGGTCAAGGACGGGCCGCTGGTCTCGCGCCACCGGCCCTCCGTGGATGTCCTTTTCCGCTCGGCGACCCGTTCGGCGGGCTCGAACGCGGTGGGCGTGATCATGACCGGCATGGGCGACGACGGCGCGCGGGGCATGGCCGAGATGAAGCAGGCGGGCGCCTTCACCCTGGCCCAGGACGAGGCCACTTCGGTGGTGTTCGGCATGCCAAAGGAAGCCATCGCGCTGGGCTGCGTCGACCGCGTGGCCCCCTTGCAGAACCTGGCGGCCGAGATGCTGCGCGCGGCGAGCCGGTAA
- a CDS encoding PAS domain-containing hybrid sensor histidine kinase/response regulator, translating into MSPPEFRPEGAASPARPAFEESSRAYGYLDILEANQDSAWILRVDGVVEHANQKALALFGAPGARVDWRALWPEESRFSLDRSFNSATEGAVARFRAFLGGAAKARIYCDTTIAPVRDAEGRIVRLLATARDVTEEVETQGFLRTVLQLLPLPLTVRNVEDRRYVLINRAAEDALGLVADETIGRTIDQVLPADRAARTHAIEAAVLRSGEMQVLEEAIEIGGETRHLLIKTLATYDDIGARHVVTLGEDVTARRRSAEALRSALDHAEQASQAKSAFLANMSHEIRTPLNGIIAGADLLSKTLTEPRARELVEMIAASGHSLEGLLSDVLDLVRIEAGHMVIEAAPFELGDMARSVAALCALRADEKGVRLDVTVSDAAERTVTGDGARLRQVLTNLLNNAVKFTDRGEVALRVTVDDQGRTRFEVIDTGIGFDAVMKARICERFQQADASFTRRFGGTGLGLAISRELVQLMGGELDCDSAPGVGSTFWFALPLVASARTPAPVEDTVEAPAGAPRVLVADDHPTNRKVVELMLAEVADIVTAQNGLEAVEMYGLAPPDLVLMDMQMPVMDGLEAVRRIRALETARGAARVPIIMLTANARPEHVRASREAGADVHLQKPITSAALFAAIGEAMDVRTDDAQDATLSA; encoded by the coding sequence ATGTCGCCGCCAGAGTTTCGTCCTGAAGGCGCCGCGAGTCCGGCGCGGCCCGCGTTCGAGGAGTCGAGCCGCGCCTACGGCTATCTGGACATCCTCGAAGCCAACCAGGACAGCGCCTGGATCCTGCGCGTCGACGGCGTCGTCGAGCATGCCAACCAGAAGGCCCTGGCCTTGTTCGGCGCCCCTGGCGCCCGCGTCGACTGGCGGGCCCTGTGGCCCGAGGAAAGCCGCTTCTCGCTAGACCGGTCCTTCAATTCCGCGACCGAGGGCGCGGTCGCTCGCTTTCGCGCCTTCCTAGGCGGCGCCGCCAAGGCCCGGATCTATTGCGACACCACCATCGCCCCGGTCAGGGACGCCGAGGGCCGCATTGTTCGCCTGCTGGCCACGGCGCGAGACGTCACCGAGGAGGTCGAGACCCAGGGCTTCCTGCGCACGGTCCTGCAATTGCTGCCCCTGCCCCTGACCGTCAGGAACGTCGAGGATCGCCGCTACGTCCTGATCAACCGCGCCGCCGAGGACGCCCTCGGCCTGGTCGCCGACGAGACGATCGGCCGGACCATCGACCAGGTGCTTCCCGCCGACCGCGCCGCGCGCACCCACGCCATCGAGGCGGCCGTCCTGCGCAGCGGCGAGATGCAGGTCCTGGAGGAGGCGATCGAGATCGGCGGCGAGACGCGCCATCTGCTGATCAAGACCCTGGCCACCTACGACGACATCGGCGCGCGCCACGTGGTCACCCTGGGCGAGGACGTCACGGCGCGCAGGCGGTCGGCCGAGGCCCTGCGCTCCGCCCTCGACCATGCCGAGCAGGCCAGCCAGGCCAAGAGCGCCTTCCTGGCCAATATGAGCCACGAGATCCGCACGCCGCTGAACGGCATCATCGCCGGCGCGGACCTGTTGTCGAAGACCCTGACCGAGCCTCGCGCCCGCGAGCTGGTCGAGATGATCGCCGCCTCGGGCCATAGTCTGGAGGGCCTGCTGTCCGACGTGCTGGACCTGGTCCGCATCGAAGCCGGCCACATGGTGATCGAGGCCGCGCCGTTCGAGCTGGGCGACATGGCCCGCTCGGTGGCCGCGCTCTGCGCCCTGCGCGCCGACGAGAAGGGCGTACGCCTGGACGTCACCGTATCGGACGCCGCCGAGCGGACCGTCACCGGCGACGGCGCACGCCTACGTCAGGTGCTGACCAACCTGCTGAACAACGCCGTCAAGTTCACCGACCGGGGCGAGGTCGCGCTGCGCGTGACGGTGGACGACCAGGGCCGCACCCGCTTCGAGGTGATCGACACCGGTATCGGCTTCGACGCGGTGATGAAGGCGCGGATCTGCGAACGCTTCCAGCAGGCCGACGCTTCGTTCACGCGCCGCTTCGGTGGTACGGGCCTGGGCCTGGCGATCTCGCGCGAGCTGGTTCAGCTGATGGGCGGAGAGCTCGACTGCGACAGCGCCCCCGGCGTGGGCTCGACGTTCTGGTTCGCCCTGCCCCTGGTCGCCTCCGCGCGGACGCCCGCGCCGGTCGAGGACACCGTCGAGGCGCCGGCTGGCGCGCCGCGCGTGCTGGTCGCCGACGACCACCCGACCAACCGCAAGGTCGTCGAGCTGATGCTGGCCGAGGTCGCCGACATCGTCACCGCGCAAAACGGCCTCGAGGCGGTCGAGATGTATGGCCTGGCTCCTCCCGACCTCGTCCTAATGGACATGCAAATGCCGGTGATGGACGGCCTGGAGGCCGTCCGGCGGATCCGGGCGCTGGAAACCGCGCGCGGCGCCGCGCGCGTCCCGATCATCATGCTGACGGCCAACGCCCGGCCCGAGCACGTCCGCGCCAGCCGCGAGGCCGGGGCCGACGTCCACCTGCAGAAGCCGATCACCAGCGCGGCGCTGTTCGCGGCGATCGGCGAGGCGATGGACGTCCGCACCGACGACGCCCAGGACGCGACACTCAGCGCCTGA